From one Geoalkalibacter halelectricus genomic stretch:
- a CDS encoding iron-containing alcohol dehydrogenase family protein — translation MPHFRDVKRTLKSERQEYPIRMQHAYPSVNIGWGAHTMVGNDAKALGMTNALIVTTGLKGTGIIETIQGVLKHAGVSSEVFDKATPNPKDYEVMEGAKVLASGKFDGIVSIGGGSTTDCAKAIKLVFSHDGQDVRSFEGAFKATKKNKIPQLAINTTSGTGSEVSCFSIINHTEKMYKMALFDPACTPSKSVNDPLLHQCMPGDLAAYTGMDALTHAVEAIASRLCVQSAYGPGLWAITEIFGNLRQSAANRNNDKAIEQMVWAEMAAAYSFNSAGLGIVHSMAHAMGGLYDSPHGLCNAIALVDVCRLNLPACPERFAMMARAAGIDTNGLSDIKAGEKFIDMIQELKDDLGITTKFGDLGLKEKDLDGLAKFAAADICSEGNPIDIGFDNMRAVFKGCM, via the coding sequence ATGCCCCACTTCAGAGATGTCAAGCGCACCCTCAAGAGCGAACGTCAGGAATACCCCATCAGGATGCAGCACGCCTATCCTTCGGTAAACATCGGCTGGGGCGCGCACACAATGGTGGGCAACGACGCCAAGGCCTTGGGCATGACCAACGCCCTGATCGTCACCACCGGCCTCAAGGGGACCGGCATCATCGAGACCATTCAGGGCGTGCTCAAGCATGCCGGCGTCTCCTCGGAGGTCTTCGACAAGGCGACCCCCAATCCGAAGGATTACGAGGTCATGGAAGGCGCCAAGGTGCTGGCCTCGGGCAAGTTCGACGGCATCGTGAGCATCGGCGGCGGCTCCACCACCGACTGCGCCAAGGCCATCAAGCTGGTTTTCAGCCATGACGGCCAGGACGTGCGCAGCTTCGAAGGCGCCTTCAAGGCGACCAAGAAGAACAAGATTCCCCAGCTTGCCATCAACACCACCTCGGGCACCGGCTCGGAAGTCTCCTGCTTCTCGATCATCAACCACACCGAGAAGATGTACAAAATGGCCCTGTTCGATCCCGCCTGCACCCCGAGCAAGTCGGTCAACGACCCCTTGCTGCACCAGTGCATGCCCGGCGATCTGGCCGCCTACACCGGCATGGACGCCCTGACCCACGCCGTCGAAGCCATCGCCTCGCGCCTGTGCGTGCAGTCTGCTTACGGTCCGGGCCTCTGGGCGATCACCGAGATCTTCGGCAACCTGCGTCAGTCGGCCGCCAACCGCAACAACGACAAGGCCATCGAGCAGATGGTGTGGGCCGAGATGGCCGCCGCCTACAGCTTCAACAGCGCCGGTCTCGGCATCGTCCACAGCATGGCTCACGCCATGGGCGGGCTCTATGACTCCCCACACGGCCTGTGCAACGCCATCGCCCTGGTCGACGTGTGCCGCCTCAACCTGCCCGCCTGCCCCGAGCGCTTCGCCATGATGGCACGCGCCGCCGGCATCGACACCAACGGCCTGAGCGACATCAAGGCCGGCGAGAAGTTCATCGACATGATCCAGGAGCTCAAGGACGACCTGGGCATCACCACCAAGTTCGGCGATCTCGGCCTCAAGGAAAAAGACCTCGACGGCCTGGCCAAGTTCGCCGCCGCGGACATCTGCTCCGAGGGCAACCCCATCGACATCGGCTTCGACAACATGCGCGCCGTGTTCAAAGGCTGCATGTAA
- a CDS encoding AAA family ATPase, protein MTEREVKDALRQGGYIADEAIATAVFLALRMEKPILIEGPPGVGKTGLAKTLSRVLDFPLVRLQCYEGIDEGKALYDWEYGKQLLYTQMLRTQLDNRLAEATDLRDAIEQLASEESLFFSRNFLVQRPVLRSFLSEKRSVLLIDEIDRSDDEFEALLLECLSDFQVSVPELGVIEARQKPLAILTSNGTRMISDALRRRCLYLYIDYPELEREVQIVRARFPEICEELAQQMVGFLRKARELNLRKPPSVSETLDWAEVLSILHVTKLTPEVVANTVGVISKHQADLPKVAELAAAELD, encoded by the coding sequence ATGACTGAACGAGAGGTAAAGGACGCGCTGCGCCAGGGTGGCTACATCGCCGATGAAGCCATCGCCACCGCTGTTTTCCTCGCCCTGCGCATGGAAAAGCCGATCCTCATCGAGGGGCCGCCCGGCGTCGGCAAGACGGGCCTGGCGAAAACCCTCTCCCGTGTTCTTGATTTTCCCCTGGTGCGTCTGCAATGCTACGAGGGCATCGACGAGGGCAAGGCGCTTTACGACTGGGAGTATGGCAAGCAGTTGCTCTACACCCAGATGCTGCGCACCCAGCTCGACAACCGCCTGGCCGAGGCCACCGACCTGCGCGACGCCATCGAGCAGTTGGCCAGCGAGGAGAGTCTGTTTTTTTCCCGCAACTTCCTGGTGCAGCGCCCGGTGCTACGCAGCTTTCTCTCCGAGAAGCGCTCGGTGCTGCTCATCGATGAAATCGACCGCTCCGACGATGAATTCGAGGCCCTGCTCCTAGAGTGCCTGAGCGATTTTCAGGTCTCCGTTCCGGAACTCGGCGTCATCGAGGCGCGCCAGAAGCCCCTGGCGATTCTTACCAGCAACGGCACGCGCATGATTTCCGACGCCCTGCGGCGGCGCTGCCTCTATCTCTACATCGATTATCCCGAACTCGAGCGCGAGGTGCAGATCGTGCGCGCCCGTTTTCCCGAGATCTGCGAGGAACTGGCCCAGCAGATGGTGGGTTTTCTGCGCAAGGCACGCGAACTCAACCTGCGCAAGCCGCCGAGCGTTTCGGAAACCCTCGACTGGGCCGAGGTGCTCTCCATCCTGCATGTCACCAAACTCACCCCGGAAGTGGTCGCCAACACCGTAGGCGTCATTTCCAAGCACCAGGCCGACCTGCCGAAAGTCGCCGAACTGGCCGCCGCGGAACTGGACTGA
- a CDS encoding VWA domain-containing protein: METIIARFVAELRREGLRVSPGESLDAVCALAHGGLEGRGSVRSLLRLTLVKNIHDQAIFDRVFERFFSSGPDGAGVDPADLLQEALLSMEGEEMLGTPPEMVNENMTLAGVDAGLSPEDLKDLLGLKEISLDQLDGSEMEIRLQEFRGAMQAPRPSARMPQNPVTMAFKHPEGQKRALTFSQEELDAMQDAVSRMLLRLKKDIRRIQNMENRGRIHVIRTIQKNYRHGMVPFHLVLRRRRKQKPRLVVLCDVSFSVSHASQFMLLLLHSLHNRLMEVRSFVFNAELAEVTDMLANAPINAMMEAIDSGQIVNLDDNSDYGKVFATFKDKFLENLRGRPAVIFLGDARNNYNKPNEWVLELLREKASYMMWLTPEERELWQRGDCIIDTYGAYCDRVEVVKNVEELNQVVEDLLRNIYLEDEHRAMRVVKKAEEEEDYDYRSYYTRGRGATTPRLDPEGRSHW; the protein is encoded by the coding sequence ATGGAAACCATCATCGCCCGCTTCGTCGCTGAATTGCGCCGCGAGGGCCTGCGGGTCTCGCCGGGCGAGAGTCTCGACGCGGTGTGCGCCCTGGCTCACGGCGGGCTGGAGGGGCGCGGATCGGTGCGTAGCCTGCTGCGCCTGACTCTGGTGAAGAACATTCATGACCAGGCCATCTTCGACCGCGTTTTCGAGCGGTTCTTCAGCAGCGGTCCCGACGGCGCGGGCGTCGACCCCGCCGATCTGCTTCAGGAAGCGCTTCTGAGCATGGAAGGCGAGGAGATGCTCGGCACTCCGCCTGAGATGGTCAACGAAAACATGACCCTGGCCGGGGTCGACGCGGGCTTGAGCCCCGAGGATCTCAAGGATCTCCTCGGCCTCAAGGAAATCAGTCTCGATCAACTCGATGGATCGGAGATGGAGATCCGCCTGCAGGAATTCCGAGGCGCGATGCAGGCGCCGCGGCCTTCCGCGCGCATGCCGCAGAACCCCGTCACCATGGCGTTCAAGCACCCCGAGGGGCAAAAGCGCGCCCTCACCTTCAGCCAGGAAGAACTCGACGCCATGCAGGATGCCGTCTCGCGCATGCTGCTGCGCCTAAAAAAAGACATCCGCCGCATCCAGAACATGGAGAATCGCGGCCGGATCCACGTCATTCGCACCATCCAGAAGAACTACCGCCACGGCATGGTACCCTTTCACCTGGTGCTGCGCCGCCGGCGCAAGCAGAAGCCGCGCCTGGTGGTGCTGTGCGACGTGAGTTTTTCGGTGAGTCACGCCTCGCAGTTCATGCTGCTGCTGTTGCACAGCCTGCACAATCGCCTCATGGAGGTACGCAGCTTCGTGTTCAACGCGGAACTGGCCGAAGTCACCGACATGCTGGCCAACGCGCCCATCAATGCCATGATGGAGGCCATCGACAGCGGCCAGATCGTCAACCTCGACGACAACAGCGATTACGGCAAGGTGTTCGCGACCTTCAAGGACAAATTCCTCGAAAACCTGCGCGGCCGGCCGGCGGTGATCTTTCTCGGCGATGCCCGCAACAACTACAACAAGCCCAACGAGTGGGTGCTGGAGCTGCTGCGCGAAAAGGCCAGCTACATGATGTGGCTCACCCCCGAGGAACGCGAGCTGTGGCAGCGCGGCGATTGCATCATCGACACCTACGGCGCCTATTGCGACCGCGTCGAGGTCGTGAAAAACGTCGAGGAGTTGAACCAGGTGGTCGAGGATCTGCTGCGTAACATCTACCTGGAGGACGAGCACCGCGCCATGCGCGTCGTCAAAAAGGCCGAGGAAGAAGAGGATTACGATTACCGTAGCTACTACACCCGCGGCCGCGGCGCGACGACGCCGCGCCTGGATCCCGAGGGGCGAAGTCACTGGTGA
- a CDS encoding radical SAM/SPASM domain-containing protein has translation MLAKLFCNGVRFRQLRRSGKPYRLQSLSLEVTHRCICRCDMCNIWKIPAEVADLELADWLAVLRSPALRHLRELDITGGEPFLRADLGELLQQIVALKPDSFPALRTLSITTNALLTERILNLVRASVGPLRECGIDLVLACGVDAAGKLHDRIRNFPGAWERFQQTLRGLQEIRTEHANLILGLKTTIVPLNVHELSRLADFADENGLFTIISPCILTPNRFANLDKVKDLRFSPADIGKLIDFYASPRFAWSGHREALLGYLKTGKMHKPCSAGYNTLFVRHNGEVFACPVLAESLGNVRTLSLDSLYRSEAANHFRKQVGAFPECGQCTEPGMERIAWPLEGFALLGFWAERGREDFDRLVRHMGLDKYI, from the coding sequence ATGCTCGCCAAACTCTTCTGCAACGGTGTGCGCTTTCGTCAACTGCGACGCAGCGGCAAGCCCTACCGGCTCCAATCCCTGAGCCTGGAAGTGACCCACCGCTGCATCTGCCGCTGCGACATGTGCAACATCTGGAAAATCCCCGCCGAGGTTGCCGACCTGGAACTCGCCGACTGGCTCGCCGTGCTACGCTCGCCGGCGCTGCGGCATCTGCGCGAACTCGACATCACCGGCGGCGAACCTTTTTTACGCGCCGACCTGGGAGAACTGCTTCAGCAGATCGTCGCACTCAAACCTGACTCCTTTCCCGCCCTGCGCACCCTGTCAATCACCACCAACGCCCTGCTCACCGAGCGGATTCTCAACCTCGTCCGCGCAAGCGTCGGCCCTTTGCGTGAATGCGGAATCGACCTGGTTCTCGCCTGCGGCGTGGATGCGGCAGGCAAGCTCCATGACCGCATCCGCAATTTCCCCGGGGCCTGGGAGCGCTTTCAACAAACCCTTCGCGGCCTGCAGGAGATCAGGACAGAGCATGCCAACCTGATTCTCGGTCTGAAGACCACCATCGTTCCCCTCAATGTCCACGAACTCTCGCGCCTTGCCGATTTCGCCGATGAAAACGGTCTCTTCACCATAATTTCGCCGTGTATCCTGACGCCGAATCGCTTTGCCAACCTGGACAAGGTCAAGGATCTGCGTTTCAGCCCCGCCGACATCGGGAAACTGATCGATTTCTACGCGAGTCCCCGCTTCGCCTGGAGCGGCCATCGTGAAGCCCTGCTCGGCTACCTGAAAACAGGGAAAATGCACAAGCCCTGCTCGGCCGGCTATAATACTTTGTTCGTGCGGCACAACGGCGAGGTCTTTGCTTGTCCCGTGCTGGCCGAATCCCTTGGCAATGTCCGAACCCTGTCGTTGGATAGCCTCTACCGGAGCGAGGCGGCCAACCACTTTCGCAAACAGGTCGGGGCCTTCCCCGAATGCGGCCAGTGCACCGAGCCGGGCATGGAGCGCATCGCATGGCCTCTCGAAGGCTTTGCCCTGCTGGGTTTTTGGGCCGAGCGGGGCCGCGAGGATTTTGACCGCCTGGTCCGCCACATGGGGCTGGACAAGTACATTTAG